Proteins encoded in a region of the Flammeovirga yaeyamensis genome:
- a CDS encoding MFS transporter, with protein MQSKLTIKEKIGYALGDGAANIAWRGVATFLLIFYTDVFGFAPAVVGVLMLVARFSDGISDILMGVVGDRTKSKYGKFRPWILWTAFPLGIILALLFTTPDLSENGKLIYAYVTYILFTLIYTANNIPYGALMAVMTGDDRERTSIGSFRMVGAFAGGMIVQGALLYLVMSFGSINPEMQLVRLSDETYKLNIVSTETVENALLKTEDGIAQFKLADKKDDIPTESKSFSMVEGEEYHLIVYGVKNLGKEDVILINQKKGYSYSIYVMSLFLSLFMLITFASTKERVVPDKKQKTNLKQDLKDLIHNKPWLVLLSIGLLFNIYNSIKQGIVVIYFTHFLKDQLLASSYMVGLTLASIVGAMITSFLSDRFGKKKLFIAALIISGIVNALIYFCTKTDVIGIFILGIISELAAAIFPTLFFTMLGDAADYSEYKNGRRATGLVYSAGSFATKFGGGIAASIIGIVLGMYHYDGQNQVAIEEAVPGIIMLMSWVPAVIALIAALLMVYYPLNDQKLREITLELQEKRNGIDRSEMLEDKAII; from the coding sequence ATGCAAAGTAAGTTAACAATAAAAGAAAAAATTGGGTATGCTTTAGGAGATGGGGCAGCAAACATTGCATGGAGAGGTGTGGCCACCTTTCTATTAATATTTTATACCGATGTTTTTGGTTTTGCACCCGCTGTAGTAGGAGTATTAATGCTTGTCGCTAGATTTAGTGATGGTATTAGTGATATTCTTATGGGTGTAGTTGGAGATCGAACAAAATCTAAATATGGTAAATTTAGGCCTTGGATTTTGTGGACTGCCTTTCCTTTAGGAATCATCCTAGCACTTTTATTTACTACTCCAGATTTATCAGAAAATGGTAAGCTTATCTATGCTTATGTGACCTATATATTGTTCACTTTAATCTACACTGCTAATAATATTCCTTATGGTGCTTTAATGGCAGTAATGACGGGAGACGATAGAGAAAGAACAAGTATAGGATCTTTTAGAATGGTCGGAGCTTTTGCTGGCGGGATGATTGTTCAAGGGGCTTTACTGTATTTGGTAATGTCTTTCGGGAGTATAAATCCAGAGATGCAATTGGTAAGATTAAGTGATGAGACCTATAAGTTGAATATCGTTTCTACGGAAACTGTAGAAAATGCCTTACTAAAAACAGAAGATGGAATTGCCCAATTTAAGCTAGCTGATAAAAAAGACGATATTCCAACGGAGAGCAAGAGTTTTTCGATGGTGGAGGGAGAAGAATATCATCTGATTGTCTACGGAGTGAAAAACTTAGGGAAAGAGGATGTTATTCTTATCAATCAGAAAAAAGGGTACAGCTATTCGATCTATGTTATGTCCCTGTTTTTATCACTTTTTATGTTGATCACTTTTGCATCGACAAAAGAAAGAGTGGTTCCAGATAAAAAACAGAAGACCAATCTAAAACAGGATTTAAAAGATCTTATTCATAATAAGCCATGGTTAGTTCTACTTTCTATTGGGTTATTGTTCAATATTTATAATTCCATCAAACAAGGAATAGTGGTGATTTATTTTACCCACTTTCTGAAAGATCAGTTGTTAGCATCTTCTTATATGGTAGGGTTAACATTGGCTTCTATTGTTGGAGCAATGATTACTTCTTTCTTAAGCGACCGATTCGGTAAAAAGAAACTTTTTATTGCAGCACTGATAATATCTGGAATTGTCAACGCATTAATCTACTTCTGTACAAAAACAGATGTGATAGGAATATTTATACTAGGAATTATTTCGGAGTTGGCAGCAGCAATATTCCCTACGTTGTTCTTTACAATGCTCGGAGATGCAGCAGATTATTCTGAATATAAAAATGGTAGAAGAGCGACAGGTTTAGTGTATTCGGCAGGGTCTTTTGCCACCAAGTTTGGTGGAGGTATAGCCGCGAGTATCATAGGTATTGTATTGGGGATGTACCATTACGATGGTCAAAATCAAGTAGCTATAGAGGAAGCGGTTCCTGGAATTATTATGCTGATGAGTTGGGTTCCTGCAGTAATTGCCCTTATTGCAGCACTTTTGATGGTTTACTATCCTCTTAATGATCAAAAATTAAGAGAAATCACCTTGGAACTTCAGGAAAAAAGGAATGGAATCGATCGCTCAGAGATGTTAGAAGATAAAGCAATTATTTAA
- a CDS encoding GH36-type glycosyl hydrolase domain-containing protein, which produces MKYGFFDDEAKEYVIQDPKTPFPWINYLGNDDFFSLISNTAGGYSFYKDAKFRRLNRYRYNNVPMDNGGRYFYINDGESIWSPGWKPVKTALEEYECRHGLSYTKIKGKKNNLSAEVTFFVPLGSWVEIQKMVLKNNGDQAKSFKLFSYNEWCLWNAEDDQNNLQRNLSTGEIEIKDSTIYHKTEYKERRNHFAFYHVNDSIDGYDTDRESFVGLYNELSSPEVVVSGEASNSEAHGWSPIASHYKEITLQPGEQKELIFLLGYVENEEDKKWESKGVINKEKSDQLIEKFNTVEKVDQAFKELAAYWENLLSVISIDHDDDKLSRMVNIWNQYQCMVTFNMSRSASFFEVGIGRGMGFRDSNQDLIGFVHQVPEKARQRIIDIASTQFPDGSCYHQYQPLTKRGNDAIGGGFNDDPMWLILGTISYIKESGDFTILDEMVPFDNDPSLAQTLFDHLRISFDHVINNLGPNGLPLIGRADWNDCLNLNCFSNDPNESFQTTENNTEGSKAESLMIAGLFVVYGNDYVELCEVLGKEEEVERAKGHVAQMKEAVKQKGWDGEWFLRAYDFYGNKVGSDENEEGKIFIESQGWCSMAEIGLEEGLVKKSLDSVKERLDTPYGIVLNNPAFTEYKIEYGEISTYPKGYKENAGIFCHNNPWIMIAETKIGRGNQAWDYYKKISPAYLEDIQKLHKVEPYVYCQMIAGKDAYIPGEGKNSWLSGTAAWNFYAVVHYILGIQPDYYGLRVDPCIPSDWKEYTVNRKFRGSDYEITIKNPNQIEKGHVTLSVNGEEIVGNLIPFKQGRKYKVIATIS; this is translated from the coding sequence ATGAAATACGGATTTTTTGATGATGAAGCAAAGGAATATGTGATACAAGATCCTAAGACGCCTTTTCCATGGATTAACTATCTAGGAAACGACGATTTCTTCTCACTAATTTCGAATACAGCAGGAGGATATTCATTTTATAAAGATGCTAAGTTTAGAAGGCTAAATAGGTACAGATACAATAATGTACCTATGGATAATGGAGGACGATATTTTTATATCAACGATGGAGAATCGATATGGTCTCCAGGATGGAAGCCTGTAAAAACAGCTTTAGAAGAATACGAATGTAGACATGGGTTGAGCTACACAAAAATAAAAGGCAAAAAGAACAATTTGTCGGCAGAGGTGACCTTTTTTGTTCCACTTGGTAGTTGGGTTGAGATACAAAAAATGGTATTAAAAAATAATGGAGACCAAGCCAAAAGTTTCAAACTGTTTTCCTATAACGAATGGTGTTTGTGGAATGCAGAAGACGATCAAAATAACTTGCAAAGAAATCTATCAACAGGGGAGATAGAGATCAAGGATTCTACAATTTATCATAAAACAGAGTATAAAGAGAGAAGAAATCACTTCGCTTTTTATCATGTGAATGATTCCATTGATGGATACGATACAGATAGAGAATCATTTGTAGGCCTATACAACGAGTTATCATCGCCGGAAGTAGTAGTTAGTGGCGAAGCGTCTAATTCAGAAGCACATGGATGGTCTCCAATAGCCTCTCATTATAAAGAAATTACGCTTCAGCCGGGAGAGCAAAAAGAGTTGATTTTCCTATTGGGTTATGTAGAGAATGAAGAAGATAAGAAGTGGGAAAGCAAAGGTGTAATTAACAAAGAAAAGTCGGACCAACTTATTGAGAAATTCAATACAGTGGAAAAAGTGGATCAGGCATTTAAAGAACTGGCAGCTTATTGGGAAAACTTATTATCGGTGATTTCTATTGATCATGATGACGATAAGTTAAGCAGAATGGTGAATATCTGGAACCAATATCAATGTATGGTTACCTTTAATATGTCGAGATCTGCTTCTTTCTTTGAAGTGGGTATCGGTAGAGGTATGGGCTTTAGAGATTCCAATCAGGATTTGATAGGGTTTGTACATCAAGTGCCGGAAAAAGCAAGACAACGTATTATTGATATTGCTTCCACTCAATTCCCAGACGGTAGCTGTTATCATCAGTACCAACCGTTAACCAAAAGAGGTAATGACGCTATCGGAGGTGGATTTAACGATGACCCTATGTGGTTGATATTGGGAACAATTAGCTACATCAAAGAGTCGGGGGATTTTACAATTCTAGACGAAATGGTGCCATTTGATAATGACCCATCACTTGCACAAACACTCTTCGATCATTTAAGAATATCTTTTGATCATGTCATCAATAATTTAGGACCAAACGGACTTCCATTAATTGGTAGAGCGGATTGGAATGATTGCCTTAACCTGAATTGCTTCTCGAATGATCCTAATGAGTCTTTCCAAACAACAGAAAACAATACAGAAGGTTCCAAAGCAGAATCTTTGATGATAGCCGGTTTATTTGTGGTCTATGGAAACGATTATGTGGAACTGTGTGAGGTACTTGGTAAAGAAGAGGAAGTAGAAAGGGCGAAAGGACATGTAGCTCAGATGAAGGAAGCAGTGAAGCAAAAAGGTTGGGATGGAGAATGGTTCTTAAGAGCGTACGATTTCTATGGCAATAAAGTAGGATCTGATGAAAACGAGGAAGGGAAAATCTTTATAGAATCTCAGGGATGGTGTTCTATGGCCGAAATTGGTCTTGAAGAAGGTTTGGTGAAAAAGTCGTTGGATAGTGTGAAAGAACGATTGGACACTCCTTATGGTATTGTGTTGAACAATCCTGCATTTACAGAATATAAAATAGAGTACGGTGAGATATCTACGTATCCAAAAGGCTATAAAGAAAATGCAGGTATTTTCTGTCATAATAATCCTTGGATTATGATTGCCGAAACTAAAATTGGTAGAGGTAATCAGGCTTGGGATTATTATAAGAAAATTAGCCCAGCATATTTAGAAGATATTCAGAAATTACACAAAGTAGAACCCTATGTGTATTGTCAGATGATTGCAGGGAAAGATGCATATATACCTGGGGAAGGGAAAAACTCTTGGTTATCAGGAACAGCTGCTTGGAACTTTTATGCAGTAGTTCACTATATCTTAGGTATCCAGCCAGATTATTATGGTTTAAGAGTAGATCCATGTATTCCATCAGATTGGAAAGAATATACAGTAAATAGAAAATTTAGAGGAAGTGATTATGAAATCACAATAAAAAATCCGAATCAAATTGAAAAAGGTCATGTGACTTTATCAGTAAACGGAGAAGAAATAGTTGGAAACTTAATTCCATTCAAACAGGGCAGAAAGTACAAGGTTATTGCAACTATCAGTTAA
- a CDS encoding DinB family protein produces the protein MSTFNTSRKLRKKFIALLSSLSLEELNYVPEGFNNNIIWNFGHCIVTHQQLCYSLSGVTPPIDAKWINLFKKGTAPHRDFTQEEVDELKVLALQLLEKLDADKVEGIFKKYNKYVSALGVTITNISEAIVFNNVHEGVHIGYAMSMKHVIEYQKRQWQAEEQTRQMAIAQ, from the coding sequence ATGTCAACTTTTAACACCTCCCGTAAGTTGCGTAAGAAGTTCATTGCTCTTTTAAGCTCTCTCAGTTTAGAAGAATTAAACTATGTTCCAGAAGGTTTTAATAACAATATTATCTGGAATTTTGGACACTGTATCGTAACACACCAACAACTATGTTATTCATTATCGGGCGTTACACCGCCTATCGATGCAAAATGGATCAATCTATTTAAAAAAGGAACGGCTCCTCACCGTGACTTTACACAAGAAGAAGTCGACGAACTAAAAGTACTCGCCCTTCAATTACTCGAAAAATTAGATGCTGATAAGGTAGAAGGAATCTTCAAGAAGTATAATAAATACGTATCGGCATTAGGAGTAACAATCACAAACATTTCCGAAGCAATTGTGTTTAATAACGTGCATGAAGGCGTTCATATCGGTTATGCTATGAGCATGAAACATGTTATAGAATATCAAAAAAGACAATGGCAAGCGGAAGAACAGACAAGACAGATGGCTATCGCCCAATAA
- a CDS encoding PP2C family protein-serine/threonine phosphatase — protein MQNIDYNNFTNEQIRKIRFASPYFFGFYLLIISYFVVADYTMFKEIQPLNFTAMRVPSILFSFLIIGLRFYPKYKNSTSKNWQYLYTIGITSIIYGLFGITYLAYGHKSFDSGLYIISAVTLSVLLYSVIPPIVMISIVLGGLIPFCYLLEYNYNLLVVSPLINNFIVINITILLITIIKYRIEHRAFIQRQMLISERNKNKELYQVSLLQNKELSTKNKQIEKQKDLLSSQYYEIKESINYASNIQKTFLPHFEVNNISRVENLFIFNKPKQQVSGDFYWKGFAMGQYQIIVCGDSTGHGVPGALMSMLGVSLLDKIVNQKNIHNPKQIIERLHDELSNLNYDKDHLYSRDGMAISILRIPLDPNDNTITFAGAKSPILIVDKEDEYFIKGGRYYIGNFFGVENKCENYTIEIKKGMMVYLYSDGYEDQFGGKYNKKYKSIRFRTLLSNIANKDCKTQQLMLEEEFKQWKEASSVETSFQIDDVLVMGLRF, from the coding sequence GTGCAAAACATTGACTATAACAACTTTACCAACGAACAAATTCGTAAAATAAGATTTGCTTCGCCTTACTTCTTTGGATTTTACTTGTTGATCATTTCTTACTTTGTCGTGGCCGATTACACCATGTTTAAAGAAATACAACCACTCAACTTCACTGCTATGAGGGTTCCTTCTATTTTATTCTCTTTTTTAATTATTGGGCTTCGCTTTTATCCAAAGTATAAAAATTCCACATCAAAAAATTGGCAATATCTTTATACTATTGGGATCACATCCATTATATATGGTTTGTTTGGCATCACTTACTTGGCTTATGGACATAAATCTTTCGATTCCGGTTTATACATCATATCTGCAGTTACCTTAAGCGTTCTTCTATATTCTGTTATCCCTCCTATCGTAATGATTAGCATCGTACTCGGTGGATTAATCCCTTTTTGTTATCTACTTGAGTACAATTATAACTTACTCGTCGTCTCCCCACTTATCAATAACTTTATTGTCATAAACATCACGATTTTACTTATTACAATAATAAAGTATAGAATTGAGCACAGGGCATTTATACAAAGACAAATGCTCATTTCAGAACGAAATAAAAATAAAGAACTGTATCAAGTATCCTTACTTCAGAATAAAGAACTATCAACCAAAAATAAACAAATTGAAAAGCAAAAAGACCTTTTAAGTAGTCAGTATTATGAAATAAAGGAAAGCATCAACTATGCTTCTAACATACAGAAAACTTTTCTACCACATTTTGAAGTAAACAATATTTCTCGAGTAGAGAATTTATTTATTTTCAACAAGCCCAAGCAACAAGTGAGTGGCGACTTTTATTGGAAAGGATTTGCTATGGGGCAATATCAGATTATTGTTTGCGGCGACAGTACTGGACATGGGGTTCCGGGGGCATTAATGAGTATGCTGGGTGTTTCTCTATTAGATAAAATCGTCAATCAGAAGAACATTCATAATCCAAAACAGATTATTGAGAGACTTCATGATGAATTGAGTAATCTTAATTACGATAAAGATCACCTATATTCCAGAGATGGTATGGCTATATCTATTTTAAGGATACCACTTGATCCCAACGATAATACCATCACTTTTGCAGGTGCTAAATCACCCATTCTAATTGTTGATAAGGAAGACGAATACTTTATAAAAGGAGGACGTTATTATATTGGTAATTTTTTCGGAGTTGAAAATAAATGTGAGAACTATACAATTGAGATCAAAAAAGGGATGATGGTGTATTTGTATTCCGATGGATATGAAGATCAGTTTGGTGGCAAATACAATAAAAAATACAAATCGATTCGTTTCCGTACATTATTATCCAACATTGCCAATAAGGATTGTAAAACACAACAACTTATGCTTGAGGAAGAGTTTAAACAATGGAAGGAAGCCTCTTCTGTAGAAACTTCCTTCCAAATTGATGATGTACTCGTGATGGGCTTACGCTTCTAG
- a CDS encoding DUF6787 family protein, with the protein MSFIDKLKTRWGVKSNWSVVVILLVFALTGTTFMYTVKPYVYPIFGIDSTSSIWVRIAAFFFIGLPCYQVLLLIWGTLLGQFRFFWEFEKRMFRRMTGRK; encoded by the coding sequence ATGAGCTTTATAGATAAATTAAAAACTCGTTGGGGCGTAAAAAGCAATTGGAGTGTTGTAGTCATACTCCTAGTGTTTGCGTTAACGGGTACTACATTTATGTACACTGTAAAGCCTTATGTTTACCCCATTTTTGGAATTGATTCCACTTCATCTATTTGGGTTAGAATTGCTGCATTTTTCTTTATTGGTTTGCCTTGTTATCAAGTACTTTTATTAATTTGGGGTACACTTTTAGGACAGTTTCGCTTTTTCTGGGAATTTGAAAAGCGAATGTTCAGAAGAATGACGGGTAGGAAATAA